A window of the Iodobacter fluviatilis genome harbors these coding sequences:
- the holB gene encoding DNA polymerase III subunit delta': MKTLYPWQAAPWSQLMREIDRLPHALLITGEEGIGKRRFAEYLAQLLLCEDSTKTTAPCGVCDGCRWYLAGNHPDFRLVSPADGDAEAGEDAKPKRKSQVIGVDDIRDLADFVNLTAHRKGIRVTLVYPAEALNIAAANAFLKTLEEPPSGAVFILVSNHWRRLLPTIRSRCRVFPMATPDQTVAMAWLAQQHVVNPALHLAHTGGAPLAALEDASAEWLPNRKTFLAHIANPAVLDVLAVAAELEKAKLEMSLVVSWLQKWVHDLINIKMTGKLRYYPDWDSDLRRIATQSPAFFHYTDRLNEAMRLAHHPLNQRLVFESLLFAYLDALRGKSSRGRK, encoded by the coding sequence ATGAAAACACTTTACCCATGGCAAGCCGCACCTTGGTCACAATTGATGCGCGAAATCGACCGCTTGCCTCATGCCTTGCTGATCACAGGTGAGGAAGGAATAGGGAAGAGGCGTTTTGCCGAATATCTGGCTCAGCTATTATTGTGTGAAGACAGTACAAAAACGACGGCACCATGTGGCGTATGTGATGGCTGCCGCTGGTATCTGGCAGGCAATCACCCGGATTTTCGCCTGGTTTCCCCAGCAGATGGTGATGCTGAGGCGGGTGAAGACGCCAAGCCTAAGCGTAAATCTCAGGTGATTGGTGTTGATGATATTCGTGATCTGGCTGATTTTGTCAATCTGACGGCACATCGAAAGGGCATCCGTGTCACCCTAGTGTATCCGGCAGAGGCATTAAATATTGCGGCTGCAAATGCGTTTTTAAAAACACTAGAAGAACCACCATCTGGTGCGGTGTTTATTCTGGTCTCCAATCACTGGCGGCGTTTATTGCCTACTATACGCAGCCGTTGCCGCGTGTTTCCTATGGCAACACCTGATCAAACGGTGGCAATGGCATGGCTGGCGCAGCAGCATGTGGTTAACCCCGCGCTTCATCTGGCGCATACTGGTGGCGCACCCTTAGCCGCTTTAGAAGATGCCAGCGCTGAATGGCTGCCTAATCGGAAAACTTTCTTAGCCCATATTGCTAACCCAGCTGTTTTAGATGTACTTGCGGTGGCCGCAGAGCTTGAAAAAGCGAAGCTGGAGATGTCTTTAGTCGTGAGCTGGCTGCAAAAATGGGTTCACGATTTAATCAATATAAAAATGACTGGCAAACTTCGCTATTATCCAGATTGGGATAGCGATTTACGCCGTATTGCAACTCAATCGCCCGCCTTTTTTCATTACACTGATCGCTTAAACGAGGCCATGCGCTTGGCGCATCACCCCTTGAATCAGCGCTTAGTATTTGAATCTTTATTGTTTGCTTACTTAGATGCATTGCGTGGCAAAAGCAGCAGAGGAAGAAAATGA
- a CDS encoding PilZ domain-containing protein, whose protein sequence is MSEPIKAPVSRPGVLSLNIKEKAALYASYMPFVKGGGIFIPTNKAYVLGDEVFMLLSLLDDPAKIAVSGNVVWITPQGANNNHQQGIGVKFSGNEAGNQAKTKIEGLLGGYLQSARTTHTM, encoded by the coding sequence ATGAGTGAACCTATCAAAGCACCGGTTTCCCGTCCAGGTGTGTTATCGCTGAATATTAAAGAAAAAGCCGCTTTATATGCTTCTTATATGCCTTTTGTAAAAGGCGGCGGGATTTTCATTCCGACCAATAAAGCCTATGTACTGGGGGATGAAGTATTTATGCTGCTGTCGCTGCTGGATGATCCGGCCAAAATTGCGGTGTCGGGAAACGTGGTCTGGATTACCCCTCAGGGGGCGAATAATAATCACCAGCAGGGTATAGGTGTCAAATTTTCTGGCAATGAAGCGGGCAATCAGGCTAAAACCAAGATTGAAGGCTTGCTGGGGGGCTATTTGCAATCTGCCCGCACTACGCACACGATGTAA
- a CDS encoding TatD family hydrolase, whose amino-acid sequence MFIDSHCHINFPDLAANIDQHLLNMAENKVTHALCVAVNLPELPSVLALADAHANIFASVGVHPDYEDTPEPTVEQLVELAKHHKVVAIGETGLDYYRLQGDLEWQRGRFRVHIRAAKIAGLPLIIHTRSSAEDTIRILKEEGAAEVGGVLHCFTESWDVAQAAMELGFYISFSGIVSFKKAVELHEVARLVPLDRMLIETDSPYLAPVPFRGKQNQPAWVRHVAESIADLRGVSVNQIADASTANFFKLFHRATV is encoded by the coding sequence ATGTTTATTGATTCGCATTGCCATATTAATTTCCCAGATCTTGCAGCCAATATCGATCAGCACCTGCTTAACATGGCTGAGAATAAAGTAACGCATGCCCTGTGCGTGGCTGTAAATCTGCCTGAGCTGCCTTCGGTATTGGCTTTGGCCGATGCACATGCAAATATCTTTGCCTCAGTTGGGGTGCACCCTGATTATGAAGACACACCAGAGCCAACGGTGGAGCAGCTTGTTGAGCTGGCTAAGCATCATAAGGTGGTAGCAATTGGTGAAACGGGCTTGGATTATTATCGCTTGCAAGGCGATTTAGAATGGCAGCGTGGGCGCTTCAGAGTGCATATCCGCGCTGCAAAAATAGCGGGGCTGCCGCTGATTATCCATACCCGATCTTCTGCAGAGGATACGATTCGTATCCTGAAAGAAGAAGGCGCGGCTGAAGTGGGCGGGGTATTGCACTGCTTTACCGAAAGCTGGGATGTGGCGCAGGCGGCGATGGAGCTGGGGTTTTATATTTCTTTCTCCGGCATTGTTTCATTCAAAAAAGCCGTTGAGCTGCACGAAGTGGCACGCTTAGTGCCTTTAGACAGAATGCTGATCGAAACTGATTCGCCATATTTAGCGCCAGTACCGTTCCGTGGCAAGCAAAACCAGCCAGCCTGGGTGCGCCATGTTGCTGAATCGATTGCCGATTTGCGCGGCGTGAGCGTGAATCAGATTGCTGACGCCAGTACAGCCAACTTCTTTAAACTCTTTCACCGGGCCACTGTATGA
- a CDS encoding outer membrane protein assembly factor BamD has protein sequence MNKILPRFIVSAVLAGLLAACASTPDEQDETRGWTAEKIFTEAKAEQESRNFDRSNKLFEKLEARFPYGRHAQQAQIETAYNHYKNQEPLLAFAAIDRFIKQYPAHPNIDYAYYLKGLVNFNEAQGFLSSLIKQDMSERDPKAARESFDTFRQLVTRFPDSKYAADSTVRMGYLVGALASHELHVAKYYYNRGAFLAAANRGKYLLETYSSTKQVEPALGIMALAYDKLGLIELRDDAKKVLFKNYPQTTVLDESSLFSDADWWKPW, from the coding sequence ATGAATAAGATTCTACCGCGATTCATCGTCTCTGCAGTACTTGCCGGATTATTGGCAGCTTGCGCATCCACTCCTGATGAACAGGATGAAACCCGTGGCTGGACCGCCGAGAAGATTTTTACAGAGGCAAAAGCAGAGCAAGAAAGCCGCAATTTTGATCGTTCAAACAAATTGTTTGAAAAATTAGAAGCGCGTTTTCCCTATGGGCGGCACGCTCAGCAGGCGCAAATTGAAACCGCTTATAACCACTATAAAAACCAAGAGCCTCTGCTTGCTTTTGCAGCAATTGATCGCTTTATTAAGCAATACCCAGCGCACCCAAATATTGATTACGCCTACTATTTAAAGGGTTTGGTTAACTTTAATGAGGCGCAGGGCTTTTTGTCCAGCCTGATCAAACAGGATATGTCGGAGCGCGATCCTAAGGCAGCACGCGAATCCTTCGATACCTTCCGCCAGCTTGTTACTCGTTTCCCTGATAGTAAATATGCGGCCGATTCAACTGTGCGTATGGGCTATCTGGTGGGGGCGCTGGCCAGCCACGAATTACATGTAGCCAAGTACTATTACAATCGCGGTGCATTTTTGGCGGCAGCAAATCGTGGTAAATATTTACTGGAAACCTATTCGAGTACTAAGCAGGTGGAGCCCGCTTTAGGCATCATGGCTTTGGCATACGATAAGCTGGGTTTGATTGAGCTTCGGGACGATGCCAAAAAAGTGTTGTTTAAAAATTATCCTCAAACCACGGTCCTAGATGAATCAAGCCTGTTCTCTGATGCGGATTGGTGGAAGCCTTGGTAA
- a CDS encoding MBL fold metallo-hydrolase, whose translation MKVEALLLGVGSSGGSPALGCSCPTCASTDPKNCRTRASAVLRAGGKTFLIDTGPDLRHQALREQLLHVDAVLYTHPHADHLNGIDDIRAFCWLQKAAIPVFGNEFMLDHIRQRFPYTLFPPNNFWDKPVLTLHPVSDSTFEFAGIAIEPIPLMHGKWPILGYRIGNVAYLTDVSEIPESSIAKLQGLDIVFLDCLRRVPHPTHFSVDQAIAAARQIGAKQTVMIHMTHELEYHALSQELPAGMVVGYDGMRLVSEAI comes from the coding sequence ATGAAAGTAGAGGCGCTTTTATTGGGTGTAGGTTCCAGTGGTGGCTCGCCAGCGCTGGGTTGTTCATGCCCGACCTGCGCCTCGACTGATCCTAAAAACTGCCGTACCCGGGCTTCCGCCGTGTTGCGTGCCGGGGGTAAAACATTTTTAATCGATACCGGCCCTGATCTGCGCCATCAGGCCCTGCGCGAGCAACTTTTGCATGTGGATGCGGTGCTCTATACCCATCCTCACGCCGATCATTTAAATGGGATCGACGATATTCGCGCTTTTTGCTGGCTGCAAAAAGCCGCCATTCCAGTGTTTGGTAACGAGTTTATGCTCGACCATATCCGCCAGCGCTTCCCCTATACCCTGTTCCCGCCTAATAATTTCTGGGATAAACCGGTGCTCACTCTGCATCCGGTAAGCGACAGCACTTTTGAATTTGCGGGCATTGCTATCGAGCCAATCCCCCTGATGCACGGCAAATGGCCAATTTTGGGTTATCGCATTGGCAATGTGGCGTATTTAACCGATGTGTCTGAGATCCCCGAGTCTAGCATCGCTAAACTGCAAGGCTTAGACATCGTATTCTTAGACTGCCTGCGCCGCGTGCCTCACCCTACGCATTTTTCTGTTGATCAGGCCATTGCCGCTGCTAGGCAAATTGGTGCAAAACAAACCGTAATGATCCATATGACCCACGAGCTGGAATACCATGCGCTTTCGCAAGAATTACCTGCGGGCATGGTGGTGGGCTACGACGGCATGCGCTTAGTCAGTGAAGCTATTTAA
- the tmk gene encoding dTMP kinase — protein sequence MAALGRFLSVEGIDGAGKSTQLAWIAQCLSQKGVAFVQTREPGGTSLGEKLRELLLTEPMHLETETLLMFAGRREHLAQVILPALERGEWVLCDRFSDASYAYQGGGRGLPREKFLALEEWVQGSGLHKIQPDLTLIFDVPLSISQERMSAGRALDRFEREAADFHARVRAAYLERAASEPERIRVIDANRTLEQIQAELAEILSAFL from the coding sequence ATGGCAGCGTTGGGTCGTTTTCTTTCGGTAGAAGGTATTGATGGCGCGGGTAAAAGCACTCAATTAGCCTGGATTGCGCAGTGCTTATCGCAAAAGGGCGTGGCGTTTGTTCAGACGCGAGAGCCAGGTGGCACTTCTTTGGGCGAAAAACTGCGTGAATTACTCCTGACGGAGCCTATGCATCTGGAGACAGAAACCCTACTGATGTTTGCTGGGCGGCGTGAACACCTCGCTCAGGTGATTTTGCCCGCATTAGAGCGCGGCGAATGGGTGCTTTGCGATCGTTTCAGCGATGCAAGCTACGCCTATCAGGGGGGCGGGCGAGGTTTGCCGCGTGAGAAATTTCTGGCTTTGGAAGAATGGGTGCAGGGCAGCGGCCTACATAAAATCCAACCTGATTTAACCTTAATTTTTGATGTACCCTTGTCGATCAGTCAGGAGCGTATGTCTGCCGGGCGTGCACTGGATCGGTTTGAGCGCGAAGCGGCTGATTTTCACGCGCGGGTACGTGCCGCATATTTAGAACGGGCGGCCAGTGAGCCTGAGCGGATTCGGGTGATTGATGCCAATCGCACCCTAGAGCAGATTCAAGCCGAGCTGGCAGAGATACTGAGCGCCTTCCTTTAA